The Aeromonas veronii genome includes the window GATGGCAGCCTGGCTATTCTGCTCTGCCAGGTAACAGGTGTCTTTACTGATCCTCTGGGCCCGACAATCGGCCATGCGCTGGGCGGGGTTGGCACAGCCGGTCATCAGAGCGATCACCGACAACAGCATTATTTTCTGCATGACCGCACCATCTCAAATAATAAATTTAACAAGTCAAAAATTACGAAATTTAAAAAAGTAAAACAGCTTTAATGCCATATATAAAACAACATTAATAATGTGATTGGTAATCTCACGCGACGACCCTGGGCGGCGGCACAATCAGCTGACAAAAATCCGTTCCGGACATGGGGCGGTGGAAGAAGAATCCCTGACACAGAGAAATACCCGCGGCTTCCACTTGTTTTAATTCCGCCTCGGTTTCCACCCCTTCAATCAACAAGGCTCTGCGATTGAGCTCGCAGAGCTTGACCACCTGGCGCAAAAACTTGAACCCTTCGGGACGTACCAGTCCCAGCACCAGTGAGCGATCGAGTTTGATCTTGTCGAGGGGATATCGGGTCAGGTAATTGAGGGTCGAGTAGCCGGAGCCGAAATCATCCAGCGCCAACCTGATGCCGCGTTTTGACAGCTCATGCAGAACCCGGGTCACCTTCTCATGATCCGTCACCTTTTGGGATTCGGTGATCTCGAACTCCAGCTTGCACCCCTTGGGCAAGGGACGGTTCAGGATACGGTCAATCACCGGGAACAACCGCTTGTCGACCAGCGTTTGCGGAGAGACATTGACCGAAATGGTCAGGGACTTCGCCTCGCTCAGCGAGTCGTGAATGTAATTGACCGTGCTCTGCATCACCCAGAAGTCGACCTCGCTCATCAGGCCCAGGCGCTCATAGTGTTTGAGGAAGGTCGGCGGCTGTATGTTTCCGCCATTGGTGCGAAAACGCAGCAAGGCTTCTGCCCCCTTGATCTTGCCGCTGTGAACGCACACCTGGGGCAGGAAGAAGAGGACGAAGGTACCGCTTGCATTGAGCCTGTCGATACTGCTGTTTGCATCTCGCCAGGCCTGCTCCTCCTCGAGGTTCTTGTAATTGGGCATCATGTCCCTGGAGACGGGGCAGAAGTTTTCAAGCGGTGCAATGATGCTGTTGTTATCCACCGAACCGAGCGTGGAGACCTTGTGCTGACCAGCCGTCAGGAAGGGGGTGTAGATGACCCCTCCGAGTGCGACCATCATCAGTTGAAACAGCACGGCGGCATAGGAGTGACCACTCGCAATCCAGCTGTTCAGCACCACCGGCACAGACCAGCCAACGGTCGACGACAGATGGGGGATCCTGCCCAGACTGGTGGCGAGATAGGCCAGGCTGTATGTCATCACGGGAGTCAGGATGAAGGGTATGAGCATCAGCGGGTTGAGCACGATGGGCAGACCGAAGATCAGGGGCTCATTGATATTGAGCATGGCCAGCGGCAGGCTGACTGGCAGCAGCGTACGGCTGCGGTGATCCCCCTTGAGCATCACGGCAATCGCCAGGCTCAAGGTGTTGCCGGTACCGCCCACGTTGCACCAGACATCGAAAAACTGGAGGCTGAGGATATTCAACTCGGCCTTGCCCGCTGCCCAGGCCGCGAGATTGGCATGGGTCATGATGCTCAGCGAGTGCTCGGCACCGATAAACACGATGCTGCCGTGCAGGCCGAAAAACCAGGGCAGGGTGTAGTTCAACAGGTGGACGAGCCCATGGCCATAAGTCGGTGAGAGGCTGAGATCCATGTCAGCCAGTTGAAGCGCATCGAACCAGGCAAAGAAGCTTCGCCCCGCAACCCCTG containing:
- a CDS encoding EAL domain-containing protein — encoded protein: MKTTFSLLDLLAAWRERLFANRYLNAIIAAAIAVVPLQIIRGLTVAALLIYPNAALDNIQKGLVVVIPALINAFICLHWAAKNRFSFTHSLTIGVGTLLIMSCLINNTDDPLRHFTIPVTVLSALASCRLYELISRELNSRTSWVESSYRFLISISIYFTIVLMVGGLAGVAGRSFFAWFDALQLADMDLSLSPTYGHGLVHLLNYTLPWFFGLHGSIVFIGAEHSLSIMTHANLAAWAAGKAELNILSLQFFDVWCNVGGTGNTLSLAIAVMLKGDHRSRTLLPVSLPLAMLNINEPLIFGLPIVLNPLMLIPFILTPVMTYSLAYLATSLGRIPHLSSTVGWSVPVVLNSWIASGHSYAAVLFQLMMVALGGVIYTPFLTAGQHKVSTLGSVDNNSIIAPLENFCPVSRDMMPNYKNLEEEQAWRDANSSIDRLNASGTFVLFFLPQVCVHSGKIKGAEALLRFRTNGGNIQPPTFLKHYERLGLMSEVDFWVMQSTVNYIHDSLSEAKSLTISVNVSPQTLVDKRLFPVIDRILNRPLPKGCKLEFEITESQKVTDHEKVTRVLHELSKRGIRLALDDFGSGYSTLNYLTRYPLDKIKLDRSLVLGLVRPEGFKFLRQVVKLCELNRRALLIEGVETEAELKQVEAAGISLCQGFFFHRPMSGTDFCQLIVPPPRVVA